The proteins below come from a single Streptomyces sp. MRC013 genomic window:
- a CDS encoding DNA starvation/stationary phase protection protein — MAVVKSSLSDADLKVVGEALQGALVDLIDLSLVAKQVHWNVVGPRFRSIHLQLDDVVTTARTHSDVVAERASAIGVNPDGRAATVAAGSAIGEVPTGWIQDRDAVGIMVDALVAVIQRMRERVTATDEPDPVTQDLLIGLTADLEKHAWMFQAENV, encoded by the coding sequence ATGGCTGTCGTCAAGAGCTCGCTGTCCGACGCCGATCTCAAGGTGGTCGGTGAGGCCCTGCAGGGTGCCCTCGTGGACCTGATCGACCTGTCGCTGGTGGCCAAGCAGGTCCACTGGAACGTGGTCGGGCCGCGCTTCCGGTCCATACACCTGCAGCTCGACGATGTCGTGACCACCGCCCGGACCCACTCCGACGTGGTGGCGGAGCGCGCCTCGGCCATCGGCGTCAACCCGGACGGACGCGCCGCGACCGTCGCGGCCGGCAGCGCCATCGGCGAGGTGCCGACCGGATGGATCCAGGACCGGGACGCGGTGGGGATCATGGTGGACGCGCTCGTCGCGGTCATCCAGCGGATGCGCGAGCGCGTCACGGCGACCGACGAGCCGGACCCGGTCACCCAGGACCTGCTCATCGGGCTGACCGCCGATCTCGAGAAGCACGCGTGGATGTTCCAGGCGGAGAACGTCTGA
- a CDS encoding CinA family protein has product MLRLLAERGQTLAVAESLTGGLVAAELTSVPGASRVFRGSVTAYATPLKRDLLGVDGDLLERRGAVDAEVALQMARGVRSRLGAGWGVATTGVAGPDPQDGRPVGTVYVAVCGPPGGAAEEGTVAALRLNGDRAEIRRGSVRNVLELLADELSGNARAKDTEQNGGDGCLQP; this is encoded by the coding sequence CGGCTGCTCGCCGAACGCGGCCAGACGCTCGCCGTGGCGGAGTCGCTCACGGGTGGTCTGGTCGCCGCCGAGCTGACGTCCGTGCCCGGTGCCTCCCGGGTGTTCCGGGGGTCCGTCACGGCGTACGCCACGCCGCTGAAGCGGGACCTGCTGGGCGTCGACGGCGATCTGCTGGAGCGGCGCGGCGCGGTCGACGCGGAGGTCGCACTGCAGATGGCACGGGGTGTGCGGAGCCGGCTGGGCGCCGGGTGGGGCGTCGCGACGACCGGGGTCGCGGGCCCCGACCCGCAGGACGGCCGGCCGGTGGGGACGGTCTACGTGGCGGTGTGCGGGCCGCCCGGCGGCGCCGCGGAGGAGGGAACGGTGGCCGCGCTGCGGTTGAACGGCGACCGCGCGGAAATCCGTAGGGGGAGCGTACGGAACGTGCTGGAACTGCTCGCGGACGAACTCTCGGGGAATGCGCGGGCAAAGGATACGGAACAGAACGGGGGGGATGGATGTTTGCAGCCCTGA
- a CDS encoding helix-turn-helix transcriptional regulator, whose translation MILLRRLLGDVLRRQRQRQGRTLREVSSSARVSLGYLSEVERGQKEASSELLSAICDALDVRMSELMREVSDELSLAELAESAAASEPVPAPVRPMLNSVSVTSVAGVPAERVTIKAPAEAVDVVAA comes from the coding sequence ATGATTCTGCTCCGTCGCCTGCTGGGTGACGTGCTGCGTCGGCAGCGCCAGCGTCAGGGCCGTACTCTGCGCGAAGTCTCCTCGTCCGCCCGAGTATCGCTCGGCTATCTCTCCGAGGTGGAGCGGGGGCAGAAGGAGGCTTCCTCCGAGCTGCTCTCCGCGATCTGCGACGCGCTGGACGTACGGATGTCCGAGCTCATGCGGGAAGTGAGCGACGAGCTGTCGCTGGCGGAGCTGGCGGAATCGGCAGCGGCGAGCGAGCCGGTGCCCGCGCCAGTGCGCCCGATGCTCAATTCCGTGTCCGTGACGTCGGTGGCGGGCGTGCCGGCGGAGCGGGTGACCATCAAGGCGCCGGCGGAGGCGGTGGACGTCGTCGCCGCGTGA